TCGATGTAGCCGGCTCCGACCTGGCCGCGGATGCCGACAAAGGCTTCACAGCGAGTGTTGCGTCAAGCGATGCCGCGGGCAACACAGTTACCAGTTCTGCTGCACATTCTTATACAGTTGATTCACAGCCAGAAGGACATGATGAGACTCAGACTATGGATTTCGAATCTGCAACTGTTTCTCAGAAAACCACAAATGTTGTAATTACGTTAGATATTTCTGGTTCTATGGACAGTGACAGTCGTTTGGCTCTTGCTAAGTCTGCACTCGAAAAAATGATTAATGCCTACGATAATCAAGGCAATGTTAACGTTAAATTAGTCGCTTTCAACGGCGGTGCCACATTGGAACAGCATGATGGCAGCGTTTGGTTAAAAGCAGATGAAGCCATAAGCATTATTAAAGATCTTCAGGCTGGTGGAAGCACTAATTATGAAGATGCTGTTCTTAAAACTTATAGTAATTACTCTGAACCTACAGCAGATAAGACGGTTGCTTATTTTATTTCTGATGGTGAGCCAACTACAGAAAATTATGGTGGTAATGGCAGTGGAACCGCAGGGGGCTTCTTAGACAATGACTATGAGCATGGTTGGGATAACTTTGTTAGTCAATATGTAGATGATTTGCATGTGGTTGCTTTAGGTGATGATGCACTGAACTCTAAATACTTAGATGTGTTAGCCTCAGCCGGAAACAATGTCTCGACGGTTACGGAAGTATCAGATGCTTCGCAATTAAGCGATGCAATTGTCCCTACTAATACTGAACTTTCCGTAACTGGTACGGTCTCTGATAATGTAACAGGTGGTGACGGAGCGATTACGATTCAAAGTATCACTGTTGATGGTACAGCCTACACTTCTAGTACTTTCCCGAGTGAAGGCGTCGCGATTAATGGTAAAGGGACTCTGGCATTTGATTTCTCAACGGGTAACTACACCTATTCTGCGGGATCAAATGAATTTACCAAAGATGTGACTCAAATGTTTACCGTAACCGCTGCTGATGCCGATGGTGATACGGCTGATGTAAAAGTTAGTATTAATGTTAATGTTGATGACACAGCGTCTAATGCGACATTAAGTATGTCGATTGGTGATGCTGAGGTGACTACTACACATAATTACACTTATGACTCAGACGATGCGCGTAACGCTAACCATGATAACTATCATAGCCTTCACGATGCTCTGGAAGGTCAGAATGGCTGTAATCATTCTAATGGTACATTAGTCTACAAAAATGTTAATGAAACCAGTTGGAATCTTAGTGACTCTTCTGACAAGTTGTTTGCCATTACAGGAAACTCTCATAATGCAAACATTAATTTAAGCGGTGGAAATAACACGCTTATTTTTGAAAAAGATCCAGGCAGCAATATTGCGGTTAACTTTGGTTCGGGTAAAGATGTACTTATACTTCCTGGAAGCGAGTCCGATTATAATTTGAGTGCCTTCCACAACAATGGAGGCGTCTTAAGTGGTCAAATTACAGGTCATGACAACATGAACTTGACGGTGAATAACCTTGACTGCTTGGTGTTTAGTGATCAGGTTATGGGCGACTCATCTCTTTACAAAGGGGAGACATCAAATCATTACACTTATGATCTAAGTGCTTCTGCTAGCCTGACAGATACAGATGGATCAGAATCTTTGTCAGACATTACAATTTCTGGATTGCCTGATGATGGTTCAGTCACGGTCACAGGTACAGATGTTTCCAAAAACGATGATGGCACATACAATGTTAAGTTGCAGGATGATGGAAAAATTGCAGATGATGTGAAGATTTCTTCTTCAAAAGAGCTGACTTCCAGCGAATTGAATGATGTCCATGCATCAGTAACTTCTACCGAAAGTAACGGTAATGAGACAGCGACAACGGAAGTCAATGAGAGTGGTGATAACTTCCTGTACGCTGATACCGGAGATGATTTGTTTGTGGGAACAAATCAGTCTGATACCATCAAAGTTGATGGCGATGGTTCAACCACCGTTCAAAACTTTGACGTGCAGAACGATGTTCTTGACTTGAGTGATGTCATTGCAGATGATCAAGTTGTGACTCAAGATACCTTGTCGCAGTATTTGACGGTTACGCAAACAGATAAAGGTACAGAAGTGACAGTTGATTCGAACGGAAAAGATGTTGCCGGCGGAGAAGTTGCCAACATCATGCTTGAAGGTTTGAACGATTCAAATAATCTTCAAATTCAGATTGATGATAATAAGGTAGACTACCACGACTAAGTCTCTGTTCGTACTTCCTATGGATGGAGTAATGATTGACGCTTAAAAGGCATGAAATGTCCAGTAATCCATTTGAAAACCAAGTAGATATTACAAAATCCAAGCTATTACAAAACGATAGCTTGGTTTCATCCTATAAGGTTAAGCAAGTGATTGAAGATGACAGTGTGTCTCGATGGGTTCGAGTTCTGCATGACATCAGCAATCATTATGCAATTAAGCGAGAAAAAGACCTGCTGATTTATTTGAATCAGTTCAAAGATGACTTTGTTCGCTTTGACGAAATTCGTAAGGTTCAATTCAATTATCTGCAATTTTTCGATTTTGTAGGTAAGCGGACGCTGCAGGAGAAAGTTAAAAAAACAGGGCCTCTATCGGAAAAGCAAGCTCGTCACCTTCTTGAAAATGTCCTATCCGGGTTAGAAAAACTACATGGTGTCGGCTTTGTTCATAACAATATTCGCCCAGAGTCTATCCTAGTCGGGAAAGATCATTATTACCTTTTTTCGATGGATCATGCGATTCCAATGCTGACCAGCTATGAATCTGAGTTGCTGGTGGGCGATCAACGCTATACGGCGCCGGAGCGTATGAATGGCCAAGCTTCAGAAGCTAGTGATGTCTATGCACTGGGCTGCATGCTGTATTACGCATTGTCAGGAAAGCATATTTATCGCTTAAAGCCGAATCAAGATCGCTATCAACAGCTTTATGCTCATGCATTTCATTCCATGTCCAAAGAAAACAGCTTGCCTTATTTTTGGCGACAACTGGTTATTTGGATGACGCAGAAACAGCCGGAAAAGAGACCCAACCTGGCAGATTTAAAGCAATGGCTGGTAGATCAAGTTGTACCTAAGTTTATTCGTGATGAAGTCATCGGGCATAATCGAAAATCATCTGAAACGCCTTTAGAAGACTTAGCCAATCAGCATTGTTTGTTTGCACAATTTAAAAAGGCGAATGAATATGAAGCAGAAGGCAACCTTGATTCTGCATTTAACCTTTATGAAAATGGTGCATTCAGAGAATATTCTCGTGCAGAGAACAATTTAGGTCTTATGTACGAAAAAGGCGCGCCTATTAAGCAGGACTACTTTAAAGCCATGAATTACTATCATATGGCTTATCAAAAAGGAAATCCCTATGCGGCTTATAACTTAGGACGTATGTTTGAAAAAGGTCTGGGAACCAGTGTTGATTTGAAGAAAGCGTTTAAACTCTTCCAGTTTTCAGCATTAAGAGGGCATCGTCCTGCACAACATAAGATAGGTTCTTTTTATGCGGAAGGGCAAGGTATTCCAAAGAATTTAATTCAAGCGCGTTTTTGGTTCGGGCTAGCGGCCAGATATGGTTGCCTAGAGTCAGAAAACAGTATCAAGAAGCTATTAACGGCTAGCCTTTGACATGCCAACTTTAAAAGACTTTTCTCTGTTTTGTTGTAAAAGCAGTTCTGAAAAGTCTCCCAACCACTTCGATAACACATGCATTTCTTTGGCCTGAGTGAACTCCATGAGTTCTTTTAAAGTCGCCTGCTTGATTGGGTAGTTGATGCTACTGCATGCGGCTTTGATCAGATAAAAAATCTCATCCTGAGAAAATTTTGGATTTGGCAGGAAATAGGTACTTTTGGCTAAGATAGCAGCATTGATTAGCGCTAGCCAATAGCGGTCTGAAACATGTTTGGTTGCCAGTAATTCCTTATCAGGCTCAGTCTTTTCTCTAAGTGCAAGGATTTGACCTAAAGAATAAGTCGACAGCAGTTCCAAAGCCAAATCTCGGGCATTAGGCGGTAACTCCTGTAGCAATGACTGTTCATAATCGTTTTCCAACAATTCCATAACCAAACGCCGTGTTGATGTAGTTCAAAATAAGTTTTACTGAACTGTAAATAAAAGTTTCTGTTTACGAAACCAGAGTTTATTTCAGAATTATTTTATAGAATATATTTATCTATATTTTATCCCATAAAGAGGTTTGAAACCATGTCCAACCATTATCTTGCAAAGTATTTAGACGGTGTCCCAGATTTTCCTAAGCCAGGAATCCTGTTTCAAGATATTTCACCTTTATTGAAGTCGCATTTCAGTGAGACGATTGATGCGATTTCTGCATTATTCTCTCATGATGAATGGGAAGAAATTGTACTGGTCAAGCAATTTCGGACACATCACGTTTATAATTTTCATATTCAATAGGACTCATGTCACCATTGCTTGTATGAAGCCTTTCTAAGTTGTAATAACGCATATACGCTTTCACATCGTCAATCATATGCTCATGGTTAGGTTGATGTACTTTGAGCAGCCAGTCATGCTTTAAACTGCCAAAGAACCTTTCAACCACGGCATTATCCCAACACGCGCCAACATCGCCCATTGAGGCTCGGATTTTGAATTGTTTCAGCTGCGCTCTAAATGCGTCACTGGTGTATTGTGATCCACGATCACTATGGAAGATCACCCCTTTGGGCGGCTTTCTAAGCCAGTAGGCTTGCTTGAGCGACTCAAGCACGAGTTCGGTGGTCATGCGCGGGCTGATTGACCAACCGATAATCCGGCGTGAGTACAAGTCCATCACCACGCTCAGGTATAGCCAACCCTGTGCGGTTTTTAAATAGGTGATATCACCGGCCCACACTTGATTCATGCCTGTGGGGTTAAAGTCCATGTTCACAAGGTTATCTGCCACAGCGTGGCTTGGGTCCCGTTTTGTGGTGACTTTGAATGCAACACGCTGTTCAACCTTTAGGTTTAAGATTTCCATTAACTTGATGACTTTGTGGCGCCCAACCTTAAAGCCTTCTTTACGTAATCGCTTCATCAGTTCTCGTGAACCGAGACTGTTTCGACTGGCTATAAAAAGGGCTTTAGCTCGCCGATACAGTCGCAGTTGTTCTTCGGTAATAATAGCCTTGGGACGCTTGATCCAATCGTAATAGCCGGAGCGGCTAAAACTCATCACCTTACAGCTTAATTTAACCGAGTAGCCTTCTTGCGCCAACGTATGGATAAACTCAAATCCTAGTGCATTTCTCGGGCGAAGAAGGCTGAGGCCTTTTTTAAAATGTCTTTTTCCATTCGAAGCCGCTTGTTTTCAGCTCGCAGCTTTTTGAGTTCTTCACGCTCATTATCGCTTAAGGCCGCACCATTGGTTTGCGCTTCAAGCTTGTCTTTCCACTTGTAAAGCAAGTTTGGATTAACGCCTAGCGCTTGCGCCGCTTCAGCAACGCTATAACCTTGTTCAGTGACAAGCGCGACCGCTTCTTGTTTAAATTCTTTGGTGTAAGTTTTATAAACTCGCTTCTGATTCATAACCACTCCTAGATTCGACAACATCTATTGTCTCTCATTGAAGTGTCCGTTTCCATTAGACCAGTTCAAATCGATTGTTTGGTTGGTATTGAGTCCCGGGGCTTTATCTTTGCCTCTGCATTGGCCTACAAGCACAATAAGGGATTCATTAAGGTCAGAAAGCCAGGAAAACTGCCAAATGTAAAGGCTAAAAAATCATACGGTTTGGAGTATGGAACTGACAGCTTGGAGATGCAGGCGGGTCAGGGGCAAAAAGTGGTTATTCTTGATGACTTGATTGCGACAGGTGGGTCAATGGAAGCTGCGGCGCACTTATGTGAAGAAGTCGGTTATGACGTTGTTGGTTTGGCTTGTCTGATTGACTTAACTTCTCTAAATAACTTCAATTTCAAAGGAATGGGTGTCCGTTCCGTGATTCAATTCGACGACTAGCTAGACTGGTTTCTGAATAAAAGAGATATTTCATGCAACTGCCTCGACTGACAAACAGTATTTTCCTTGATCAATTCCTTTTCATGCAGCTGATCGGTGTATTCATCGGTTTGGCGTTTCCCCATTTCCTAGTTTGGTATGGGTTTCATGCAGAAGAGGTGCTGACGATCGATTTTTATATCGTTTCTCAGGTCGCGGGGCAAATTGTCGGTTTGATTAGCTTCTTGTTGATTTCAATGGTCATTCGCCCGCATTTGAAGCTTTTGTCGAACAAAATGCAGGATATTGCTAACGGATTGCAGAGTAAGTCTTTTGATGACCATACCCTTAATTGCGAAGAAGGGATGTGTCAGATTGAAGTCTCGTCCAATGATGAGATAGGCGTGAGTGCACGCGCTTATAACCAGCTGCTTGATGCGCTAATCAAGTCTCATGAAGTTGAGCGTGTTTTCGGTAGATTCTCCAAGATCATGTCGGAAAACCTGGATTTATCCAAATTGGCGGATGAAACCTTGAGTCTCCTGATACAAACCACCAATTTTGAAGCGGGAGCATTCTTGGTTATTAGGCAGGGCACGCTGAATGTGATTGCATCGCAAGGTATTCTTGACCCTGAAAGTCTGCCTGATCATGATGTCATTGAAAAATGTCTGAAAGAGATTAAAACTAAGCGTATTTCTTTGCCCGATAACATTGAACTGGACGGCGTTTTGACGCATTTCCGACCTTCTGAGATATTCGTCGAACCGATTGAGTTTAAAGGAACGGTCTTAGGCGCATTGGTTGCCGCAACGGGCGCTTATGCTGCGGATGACCATACGGAACAGTTGGCACAATTGTTCAGTAGAAGTATTGGATTGGCAATCAACAATGCAATGATTCACTCTAAATTCCAGAAGCTAGCTGCAGTGGACGGTTTGACTGGGGTCTACAATCGCCGCTTTGGGATGGAACGACTAAAAGAAGACTTCTCAAGAGCCATTCGCGAACAAACCAATATGACACTGGCGATGATTGATATCGACCATTTCAAATCCATCAATGATAACTATGGTCACCTGGTTGGAGATCGTGTCATTAAGATGATTGCCGCGATTATCAAGAATACGGTGCGCGAAGGGGATATCGTGGTTCGTTATGGCGGAGAAGAGTTTCTGATGATTCTTCATGGCGCTTCCTGCCAAAACGCGTTCAATATTTGTGAGCGTATTCGCCACCAAGTGAAAGACACGCTATTCCAAGAAAATAATCAGGTTATTCAAGTCACGGTCAGTGTCGGGTTGGCAGCCTATCCTGAGCAACCTGCTGGCGATGAAATGGAGCTTATCCATAAAGCAGACCAAGCGCTTTATCAGTCAAAAGAAGGTGGTAGAGACCAAGTTGTTAAGTTTGGTGTGCTAGTAAATGAAGTGGAAGATAGTTCAGAGGTGTTGGTTTAAGCTTTGGGCAGAGCGCCCCAAAGCTTGATAGGCAAGCCTTTTAATCAGCTTTATTCAAAAATATTTTTGCTCGTTGAATGGCCGCTTTAACTTGTCTTGGGGCAGTGCCACCCAAGTGGTCACGTGCTGAGACAGAGCCTTCAAGCGTTAGCACTTCGAATACATCTTCAGTGATATCTGCATGGAATCCTTGTAGGGTTTCCAAAGACATTTCCGATAAATCCAATTTGTTTTTCACGCCGTGCGCTACCGCCAAGCCAACCACTTCGTGTGCATCGCGGAAGGGCAATCCCTTTTTCACCAAGTAATCTGCTAAATCTGTGGCAGTAGAGAAGCCATTTTTTGCGGCAGCATAGGTCATGTCTCGATTAACGATAATGGCTGGCACCATGTCCGCAAACGCTCTTAAACTGCCTCTAACAGTGTCAACCGTGTCGAACAATGGTTCTTTATCTTCCTGGTTGTCTTTGTTGTAAGCTAAAGGCTGAGATTTCATCAACGTTAGTAGGCTGATTAAGTGACCGTAAACGCGCCCTGTTTTCCCGCGAACAAGTTCAGGTACATCAGGGTTTTTCTTTTGCGGCATGATCGATGAGCCTGTGCAGAAACGGTCAGGTAAATCGATAAACTGGAATTGTGCCGAAGACCATAAAACCAACTCCTCCGAGAAGCGCGACAAATGCATCAAGAAGGTTGATGCAAAAGCCGTGAACTCAATGGCGAAGTCTCTGTCCGAAACACCATCCAATGAATTTTCCGAAATGCGGTCGAAACCAAGTAGTTCAGCCGTTAATTCACGGTTAATTGGGTAGGTGGTTCCAGCCAAGGCAGCCGAGCCAAGTGGCATGGTATTAACGCGTTTTCGGCAGTCTTGCAGGCGCTCTACATCGCGTTTAATCATCTCGAACCAAGCCATCATATGGTGTCCAAACGTCACAGGTTGAGCCGTTTGCAAATGGGTGAAGCCAGGCATGATGGTATCGGCTTCTTTTTCCGCCAAGCTAAGAATACCTTGTTGCAGGCGTTTCAGTTCTGGCAAAATCGCATCAATCTCATCACGCAAGTACAGACGGATGTCAGTGGC
This portion of the Hydrogenovibrio marinus genome encodes:
- a CDS encoding Sel1-like repeat-containing protein kinase family protein; translated protein: MTLKRHEMSSNPFENQVDITKSKLLQNDSLVSSYKVKQVIEDDSVSRWVRVLHDISNHYAIKREKDLLIYLNQFKDDFVRFDEIRKVQFNYLQFFDFVGKRTLQEKVKKTGPLSEKQARHLLENVLSGLEKLHGVGFVHNNIRPESILVGKDHYYLFSMDHAIPMLTSYESELLVGDQRYTAPERMNGQASEASDVYALGCMLYYALSGKHIYRLKPNQDRYQQLYAHAFHSMSKENSLPYFWRQLVIWMTQKQPEKRPNLADLKQWLVDQVVPKFIRDEVIGHNRKSSETPLEDLANQHCLFAQFKKANEYEAEGNLDSAFNLYENGAFREYSRAENNLGLMYEKGAPIKQDYFKAMNYYHMAYQKGNPYAAYNLGRMFEKGLGTSVDLKKAFKLFQFSALRGHRPAQHKIGSFYAEGQGIPKNLIQARFWFGLAARYGCLESENSIKKLLTASL
- the argH gene encoding argininosuccinate lyase; translation: MNQDNQVNTAKLSSARFTEATDAFVEEFTASIQFDNRMYRQDIQGSIAHAKMLTEAGILTQDELADIINGLTQIQQEIDNGKFQWSIQQEDIHMNIEARLTNLIGITGKKLHTGRSRNDQVATDIRLYLRDEIDAILPELKRLQQGILSLAEKEADTIMPGFTHLQTAQPVTFGHHMMAWFEMIKRDVERLQDCRKRVNTMPLGSAALAGTTYPINRELTAELLGFDRISENSLDGVSDRDFAIEFTAFASTFLMHLSRFSEELVLWSSAQFQFIDLPDRFCTGSSIMPQKKNPDVPELVRGKTGRVYGHLISLLTLMKSQPLAYNKDNQEDKEPLFDTVDTVRGSLRAFADMVPAIIVNRDMTYAAAKNGFSTATDLADYLVKKGLPFRDAHEVVGLAVAHGVKNKLDLSEMSLETLQGFHADITEDVFEVLTLEGSVSARDHLGGTAPRQVKAAIQRAKIFLNKAD
- a CDS encoding IS3 family transposase (programmed frameshift), producing MNQKRVYKTYTKEFKQEAVALVTEQGYSVAEAAQALGVNPNLLYKWKDKLEAQTNGAALSDNEREELKKLRAENKRLRMEKDILKKASGLLRPRNALGFEFIHTLAQEGYSVKLSCKVMSFSRSGYYDWIKRPKAIITEEQLRLYRRAKALFIASRNSLGSRELMKRLRKEGFKVGRHKVIKLMEILNLKVEQRVAFKVTTKRDPSHAVADNLVNMDFNPTGMNQVWAGDITYLKTAQGWLYLSVVMDLYSRRIIGWSISPRMTTELVLESLKQAYWLRKPPKGVIFHSDRGSQYTSDAFRAQLKQFKIRASMGDVGACWDNAVVERFFGSLKHDWLLKVHQPNHEHMIDDVKAYMRYYNLERLHTSNGDMSPIEYENYKRDVSEIA
- a CDS encoding diguanylate cyclase; this encodes MQLPRLTNSIFLDQFLFMQLIGVFIGLAFPHFLVWYGFHAEEVLTIDFYIVSQVAGQIVGLISFLLISMVIRPHLKLLSNKMQDIANGLQSKSFDDHTLNCEEGMCQIEVSSNDEIGVSARAYNQLLDALIKSHEVERVFGRFSKIMSENLDLSKLADETLSLLIQTTNFEAGAFLVIRQGTLNVIASQGILDPESLPDHDVIEKCLKEIKTKRISLPDNIELDGVLTHFRPSEIFVEPIEFKGTVLGALVAATGAYAADDHTEQLAQLFSRSIGLAINNAMIHSKFQKLAAVDGLTGVYNRRFGMERLKEDFSRAIREQTNMTLAMIDIDHFKSINDNYGHLVGDRVIKMIAAIIKNTVREGDIVVRYGGEEFLMILHGASCQNAFNICERIRHQVKDTLFQENNQVIQVTVSVGLAAYPEQPAGDEMELIHKADQALYQSKEGGRDQVVKFGVLVNEVEDSSEVLV
- a CDS encoding adenine phosphoribosyltransferase, producing the protein MSLIEVSVSIRPVQIDCLVGIESRGFIFASALAYKHNKGFIKVRKPGKLPNVKAKKSYGLEYGTDSLEMQAGQGQKVVILDDLIATGGSMEAAAHLCEEVGYDVVGLACLIDLTSLNNFNFKGMGVRSVIQFDD